The Edaphobacter flagellatus sequence GCCGCGCATCGTTATCGGTGGCGCGCGCGGCAGGCGTCCCGACATGATGGAAAGCGCCGTCTCCGTAATGCCGTACATGATGGATCCAGGCGAAGACAAGATCATCGCCGATGCCATCTACGAAGCGCTTACGAAACCCGGCCACTATGAGAATCCCGTTATTCCTGCGGGTGAACCTGCCAAGGTTGCCGGGGATTGGGCCGTCACGATCCACTATCCGCGAGGGACAGGCGAACAGAAGTTCTCGTTGCAGCAAAACGGCAACGACGTGAGTGGAAACCACATCGGCGAAATCTACAAAGCGACCTTTAAGGGAAGCATTCACGCAGACCAGCTTGAGCTGCACAGCGGGATGGCCGTTGGTGGCAATACAATTATGTGGACTTTCAAGGGCAAGGTCGAAGGTAACGAGATCTCTGGCACCGTTAATATGGGCGAGTACGGCAATGCAACATGGACAGCCGTTCGCGCCTGAACAATTTCAAGAAACAAGGCTCGGAGAGAGTGCCTTGTCAAAGCATCGTGGTTCTAACTTGAGGAGCACAATGATTCATTCACTGCGTAAACGATCCATCACCTGTTGTGCGGTTCTTTCGCTGGCCGCCTCATCTGTTTATTCCTTCGCTCAGGAGAGGATGCCGCCGCTTCCGCCGCCTCCAGCAAATATCGCCTACGATCTCATCCTGCAGAGCGGTCATGTCATCGACGATAAGAATCACATCGATTCGGTGATGGACGTCGCCATCAAGAATGGCAAGATCGCTAAGGTCGCTCCGCACATTGCCTCTTCAGAAGCACTCAAGACCATCGATGTCAAAGGCCTTTACGTCACGCCGGGTCTCATCGATCTTCACGTGCACGTCTACAGCGGTACAGGCGAAAAGAATTCCTACGCTGGCGACAATAGCGTTCCTCCCGACGGTTTTACCTTCCGCGTCGGAGTCACCACGGTTGTTGATGCGGGCTGCGCCGGCTGGCGTAACTTCGAGGACTTCAAGGATCGCATCATTGATCGCTCTAAGACCCGCGTCCTCGCCATGCTGAACATCGTGGGTTCCGGGATGCGTGGCGATAAGTACGAGAACAATCAGGCCGACATGGACGGGGAAGCCACCGCAAAGATGGCGCTCAAGTACCCGAATGTTGTTGTGGGCATCAAGACCGCCCATTACGCCGGGCCAGAGTGGACGCCGGTCGAGCAGGCCGTCATCGCCGGCACGAAAGCCAATATTCCTGTCATGGTCGACTTCGGCAACAATCATCCCGAGAGCCGCCCTCTCTATGACCTGCTGACGAAGAAGTTGCGTCCTGGCGACATCTACACACACATGTACTCCGGCCTGCGCAATGAGCAGGACCCTGTCACGATGGGGCCCAGCAAGGCCTTCATCGAAGGCCGCAAGCGTGGCATCTTCTTCGACACAGGCACAGGCGGTGGCAGCTTCAAGTTCTCGCTCGCAGTACCCATGGTCAAAGATGGTTTTATTCCGGACTCCATTTCGACGGATCTTCATATCGGCAGCATGAACGGTGCAACCAAGGACGAGCTCAATGTCGCCAGCAAGATGATGGCGATTGGCATCTCCTTGCAGGAGGCGGTGGCCGAAATGACCTCGCATCCGGCGCGCGAGATCAAGCATGAAGAACTAGGCAATCTCTCCGTCGGTTCCGTTGCCGACGTCGCGGTGCTTCGCCTGGAAGAAGGCCACTACGGTTTCACCGATATGGTCAATGGCCGCCTCGACGGAACGAAGAAGCTGACTGCCGAGATCACCATCAAGGACGGCAGGATCGTCTATGATCTCAATGGCATGGAAGCAGACAAGTGGGATGCTCCGGCCGATCCCAACGCAGCCTACGCCTATCGCTGGACGACCTTCGCGCCCCGTGTGCGTCAAGTACGTCCGAGCGACAACAATCGTCACTAAACTTCCTGGTCGCAGCAAAATGGCTCAGCATATGCTGAGCCATTTTTGTTTGTCATACGATTGCGTCTAGACGAAGACAATACACTGCGGCCGCGACAACGGGAAGCTCTTGCCGTCGTTCGCCAGTTTGCCGGTCTTAGGGTCGCGTGCAAATACAGAAAGATTGTCGGTTGCCTGATTTGCGACCAGCAGCCATTTACCGCTTGGAGACAATGCAATATGCCGCGGGGTCTTGCCTCCGCACGAGGTTCTCTCCATGAGCGTCAGCTTCCCATCCGCTGGCGATATCGAGAACGACACCATAAAGTCATCCAGGCGGTTTGCGACGTACACAAAGCGGCCCTTCTTATCCATCACAATGTCCGACGGAGCAGACGGTCCCTGATGTCCCTCCGGTACCGTCGAGATCAATTGCACGGTTGTGAAGACACCCTTCTTTTTGTCCCACTGCAGCACGTTGACCGACGAGCCCACTTCATTTACGCAGTAGGCCCACTTATGGTTCGGATGGAAGAGCAGGGAACGCGGCCCTGAACCAGGCTCGGCCTTCCACGCAGGAGGATCTTGCGCCGTCAACTTCGCTGTCGATGCGTCCAGGTGATAGACGTGAATTTCGTCCAGTCCCAGATCGTTCACAAAGAAATATTTGTTGTCCGGAGAAACCGTCGCGCGATGGCCCCGCGGCCCCTTCTGCTGCGGCATCGGACCATGGCCCTCGTATTGAAAGAACGAGACCGCCTCGCTCAACTTGCCGCTCGGGTCCACGGCAAACGATGCAGCGCTGCCTCCGCCATAGTTCGCGGCAAAGACGCAACGGCCCGTATGATCGACGCTGACATGGCACGTCCCCGAGCCTTTGGCGGACACTTCATTGATCTTCGTCAGCTTCATCGTGCTGCGATCGACAACATAGCTTGAGACAGCACCGCTTCGCTTGCCTTCGTACTGATTCAGCTCATTGGCTGTAAACAGAAACTTGTGGTTTGGCGACAAGGCGAGAAATGTTGGGCTATCGGCCTCTGCTGCCAGCGCAGTCTGTTTCAGCTCGCCGGTCGCCTCATCGAAACTGTACGCATAAATACCTTTGCTCGTCTGTCCTGTCTGCGTTCCTACAAACAACATGCGCTCACCGGAATGCTTTGCCCAGGCTGGAGAAGCTCCAAGCACCGCAGCTGCCGAGGCTCCGTGAAGAAATCCACGCCTCGATATCTTCGTTGACATCGTCTCTATAGCTCCTTGTTGAGTTCGTTTGCGGCAGAGGCACTAACTATAAATGACCTGAAGGCAGATCGGTGCTTCGACGCGCGCCAGCAAGCGCGCATTGCTCACCGCACCGGTTGCGTCCAGCGAAGCTCCCCAGATCGCTCCACGCTCTTTATTGATGGTGGTGATGTACCTTCCGTCATCCGACAATGCAAGTGCCTGTAGCACTCCCATCTCTTCTGCCTGACGGCCTGCCATCTTCAGTTCGCCGGTCGATGGATTGACCTTCCATGCTGCAACACCGCCGCCTGCATCGCATGCGAAAAGAGATCTTCCCGATGGATGCACCGCGAGTACCTCCGCACCATCCGTCACCCCGGAGAATGCAAGATGTTGCCGCATCGTTGCTACATGTCCGGCTTCGTAGTTGTACTCGTAGCTCTGCAACGAATCTCCATGCGCCACGAAGAGCAGCTTCCCTTCAGGAGCAAAGGCAAGATGCCGCGGTCCATCCCCTTGTTGCGTGGCGCTCAGCGTGTGCGGAATCAGTCCATCGCCATGCGCAAGAGTGCGCAGTCGCGAGGTCCCCTGATCGGCACTCACAATGCGGCCGACACGATCAAAGGCCGTAGCGCGAGGCTGCGTCGTGCGGCCATCGCTATCCCCCGTCTCCTTCAGAATTCCTGTAACGCGACCTACAGATCCGTCGTCCTCGATCGCCAGCGTGTTGTATACGCCGCCACCGTGTGCTGCGACTACAAGCTTTTTGCCATCGTGCGACACTGCCATATGCCGCGGCATCGTCGCCGACAGCGAAAGCTCCTGCCTATTGAGCTTCGTCAACGTTCCATCAGGGTTGATGGCGAATGCCTCCACGGTGCCTCTGGGCAGCCCGCGATACTCCGCTATTTCATTGGCCGCGTACAGTACACGTCCGTTCGGTGCCAGCG is a genomic window containing:
- a CDS encoding amidohydrolase/deacetylase family metallohydrolase, translating into MIHSLRKRSITCCAVLSLAASSVYSFAQERMPPLPPPPANIAYDLILQSGHVIDDKNHIDSVMDVAIKNGKIAKVAPHIASSEALKTIDVKGLYVTPGLIDLHVHVYSGTGEKNSYAGDNSVPPDGFTFRVGVTTVVDAGCAGWRNFEDFKDRIIDRSKTRVLAMLNIVGSGMRGDKYENNQADMDGEATAKMALKYPNVVVGIKTAHYAGPEWTPVEQAVIAGTKANIPVMVDFGNNHPESRPLYDLLTKKLRPGDIYTHMYSGLRNEQDPVTMGPSKAFIEGRKRGIFFDTGTGGGSFKFSLAVPMVKDGFIPDSISTDLHIGSMNGATKDELNVASKMMAIGISLQEAVAEMTSHPAREIKHEELGNLSVGSVADVAVLRLEEGHYGFTDMVNGRLDGTKKLTAEITIKDGRIVYDLNGMEADKWDAPADPNAAYAYRWTTFAPRVRQVRPSDNNRH
- a CDS encoding lactonase family protein, giving the protein MSEQRNWSRRNFVQVMGATALSARGLASSMAFAQGIGSPKHAVAYAGSGAGTIEVFAIRGGRAEKIQSIASARPAALALAPNGRVLYAANEIAEYRGLPRGTVEAFAINPDGTLTKLNRQELSLSATMPRHMAVSHDGKKLVVAAHGGGVYNTLAIEDDGSVGRVTGILKETGDSDGRTTQPRATAFDRVGRIVSADQGTSRLRTLAHGDGLIPHTLSATQQGDGPRHLAFAPEGKLLFVAHGDSLQSYEYNYEAGHVATMRQHLAFSGVTDGAEVLAVHPSGRSLFACDAGGGVAAWKVNPSTGELKMAGRQAEEMGVLQALALSDDGRYITTINKERGAIWGASLDATGAVSNARLLARVEAPICLQVIYS
- a CDS encoding lactonase family protein, translating into MSTKISRRGFLHGASAAAVLGASPAWAKHSGERMLFVGTQTGQTSKGIYAYSFDEATGELKQTALAAEADSPTFLALSPNHKFLFTANELNQYEGKRSGAVSSYVVDRSTMKLTKINEVSAKGSGTCHVSVDHTGRCVFAANYGGGSAASFAVDPSGKLSEAVSFFQYEGHGPMPQQKGPRGHRATVSPDNKYFFVNDLGLDEIHVYHLDASTAKLTAQDPPAWKAEPGSGPRSLLFHPNHKWAYCVNEVGSSVNVLQWDKKKGVFTTVQLISTVPEGHQGPSAPSDIVMDKKGRFVYVANRLDDFMVSFSISPADGKLTLMERTSCGGKTPRHIALSPSGKWLLVANQATDNLSVFARDPKTGKLANDGKSFPLSRPQCIVFV